The Streptomyces taklimakanensis nucleotide sequence GGCGGGGACGGCACGGGCGGGGACGGCACGGGCGCCGCGGCCGTCTCGCCGCGTCCGCGCCGGGTCTCGTACCAGCGCAGCAGCCGGGCCCAGGGGGTGCCGCAGGCGTGCTCGGCGTGCCGCAGCCAGAGGCGTTCGGCGGTCTGCCCGGCCGCCGTCGCGCCCACCGCCGAGGCCAACCGGTCCTCGAAGTCCTCGCGGGCCCGCTCGGTCAGCCCGACCGGGCCGTAGGGGGTGTCGACCATGTAGACGGGGCGGAGTCGGGCGACGGCGCCGTCCACGTCGGCGGCCAGCCGGAGCTCCGCCGCCCGCCGCCCCGAGACCAGCTCGCCCAGCGACTGCCGCAGTTCCTCCACGCCCTCGCCGGTGAGGGCCGAGAGCGCCAGGACGGTGGCACCGGGCTCGCCGTGCTCCCCCAGGGCCATGCCGTCCTCGTCCAGCAGCCGCCGCAGGTCGTCCATGACGGTGTCGACGGCGTCCGCGGGCAGCCGGTCGGTCTGGTTGAGCACCACGAACGTCACCTCGGCGTGGCCGGCCAGCGGTCGCAGGTAGCGCTCGTGCAGCGCGGCGTCCGCGTACTTCTCCGGATCGGTCACCCAGACCACCGCGTCCACCAGCCTCAGCATCCGGTCGACCTGTTCGCGGTGGCCGGGGGCCGCGGAGTCGTGGTCGGGCAGGTCGATGAGGACGAGGCCGCGCAGGGCGGCATCGCGGGGCTGCACCCGGCGCCGGGCCCGGGGCGGCACGCCGAGCCGTTCCAGCAACCCGTCGGCGCCGCCGTCCCACTCGCCCTCCCAGACGCAGGCGACGGGCACGGCGGTGGTGGGGCGGCGCAGCCCGGTCGCGGAGAACCGGACCCCGGCGAGCGTGTTGAACAGCATCGACTTTCCGCTGCCGGTGGCTCCGGCGACGGCGACGGTGGTGTACGTCCGCGGCAGCCGGCCGCGCGCGCCCGCCTCGTCCAGGACGCGTCCCGCCTCCTCCAGCACCTCGCCGTCCAGCCGGGTGCGGGAGAGACCGACCAGCTCCCGCAGCGCGCGCAGCCTCCCGCGCAACGGTTCCGCCTCCCCCACGGCGGACATCGGCACGGCGCCGAAGCGCGCCTCCAGGCGCCGGTCGCCCTCCCGGCCGGTCCGGCGGCGCCCCTGACGGGCGTCCTCCCAACGGGTGCCGGCGAACGGTTCCGGGGGGAACGGCTCCCACCCGGCGTCCCCACGGCTCCGGTCGGGCCCGCCGAACGCGCGGCCGTCCCGGGAGGCGTCCGGGTGGGCCCTGCGGGCGATCAGGCCGTCGTCCCAGGCCCCGCCGCCCTCCGACGCCGTGTTCGTGCTCTCGGCGTTCGTGCTCTCGGCCACCTCCTCGACCGTTCCCGCGCTCGTTCCCGCTTCCGTGTCCGTCCCCGTGTCCGTGCGGACGTCCGGCGTCACCTCGGTCACCTCCTCTTCCTCCTCCACAGCACCGACAGGGCCGCGATCAGGGCCACCTGCTGGCCGGGGGTGGCGTCGAGATCCTTCAGGGGCGCCAGCCGGTAGGCGCGCTCCCCCCGCAGCACCCGGTCCAGGCACTCCTCCAACAACCCGTCGCCCTGGTCGCGCAGCCGTCCGGCGACGCCCGCGCCCAGCGCGACGGCCAGCGCGTCGCCCGCGCCCCGGGCGCGGCGTCCGCCCAGGGCGGCGGCGGCGAGCAGGGCCGCCACCTCCTCCGCCGACAACGGGCAGCCGTCGGCGGTCCGCGACTCCTCCTCCGCCAGCTCCTCCAGGCAGCGCCGCCAGCGCCGCACCTGGATGTCGACGCGTTCCGCCGCCAGTTCGTCGGCGCGCCCGCACTCCGGCGCCCCGGGTTCACGGCGCCAGGCCTCGGCGGCCCGCTCGTCGGCGTCGCCGACGGCACCGCGCAACAGCGCCGACAGGCCGTCGCAGAAGGCGTCCAGGAGCTCGTCGCCACCGCTGTCCTGCGGGAAGCCCCGCCAGCGGGCCAGGGCGTCGCCGGCCAGCAGCTCCCCGTCGGCGAGCTGCCGCCGCACCCGTTCGCCGACCGCGTCGTAGGCGTCCTCGATGTGCCGCATCAACCGCAGCGCGGCGGCGTGCTGGGCCGCCGCGGCGGCCGCCAGCTCGGGGACGCGGGAGCGCAGCGAGGCCAGTACCCCGGACGCGGTCCGGTCGGCGGCGACCACGCGGACGGCGGGGTCCCGGGCCTGGTGGAGCAGCCACTCGCGCAGCTCGGCGACGGCCGTGGCGGGCAGCAGTCCACAGCCGCCGCGGGTGGACTCGGGCAGCTCGGGGACGGTGAAGCACGGCACGTCACCGAGTCCGGCACGTTCCAGCAGGGCGGTGTAGTGCCGGGAGACCTCGGCCGCCACCTGGTGGGGCACCCGGTCCAGCACGGTGGCCAGGGTCACGTCGTACTCACGGGCGGCGCGCAGCAGGTGCCAGGGGACGGCGTCGGCGTACCGGGAGGCGCTGGTGACCAACACCCACACGTCGGCGGCGCAGAACAGCTCGGCGGCCAGCTCTCGGTTGGCGGTCACCAGGGAGTCGATGTCGGGCGAGTCCAGGAGGGCCACCCCGGTGGGCACGGATTCGGCGGTCTCCACGGCGAGCGCGGGCGGGACGTCCGCCTCCTCGGTCGAGGGGTCGTCGTCGGCGACGGCGGTCGGCTCCTCCCCGTCCGCGGGACGGTCGTCGCGGCGGGGCGTCCACACCCGCCTCAGTCGGGGCAGGATCCGGGGGCCGGCGAACCAGTGCTGGTCGGTGGGGTGGCAGACGAGCACGGGGGTGCGGGTGGTGGGGCGCAGCACCCCCGCGTCGCTGATCCGCCGTCCGACGATCGAGTTGACCAGGGTGGACTTGCCGGCGCCGGTGGACCCCCCGACCACGACGAGCAGCGGCGCCTCGGGGGCGCGCAGCCGGGGCACCAGGTAGTCGTCGAGCTGGGCGAGCAGCTCGTTGCGACAGCGCCGGGCGCGCTCGGCCCCGGGGAGCGGCAACGGAAAGCGGGCTGCGGCGACGCGGTCACGCAGCGTGTTGAGCGCGTCGAGCAGTTCGGTCCTAGCTTCCAAGATCGCCACATGTGAAGAATGCCCAAATTAGAGCGTTTTTTGAAGCGCATTCGGCCTAGAACGAGGTGTTTTGACCCCTGTGGCTCGCGTAACGGTGAGGCTGAACGGCATAACGACTGCACAACACCCCTGCGCCGGAGCGCGCAAACCGATGCATGATTCGTACTCGCCTGCGATTATCGGACCGCTTCACTGAACCTCCACAGGGTGTCGCGGACGTGAAGCAACGGGGAGGAACCGTCCGGGCCCCTATCCTTGTCGCGGCAAGGTTCCCGGGGGGCGCCCCACCGTCCGTCCGTGACCGCTTTCGGCCCCCGTAGCTCAGTGGATAGAGCAGGCGCCTTCTAAGCGCTTGGCCGCAGGTTCGAGTCCTGCCGGGGGCGCCGCCGGCCCAGTGCCGCGCCCATCGCCGAGGAGCGCCCAAGGGCGGAGCCCGGCCGGGCCTCCGTGTGGAAGGAACCGGCCGGGCTCCGCGACGGTGCCCGCGGGCCCGGTCAGGCGTCGTGGACGCGCACCATGCCGTCGTCCGCGAACGGGGCGTAGTACTCCGTGAACAGCTTCCCCACCAGCTCGCCCCGGCTGGAGACCCCCACCTTCTCGAAGACCCTCTTGACGTGATCGCGCACCGTGTGCGGGGAGAGGTGGAGCCGCTCGGCGATCTCCCCGGTGGGCAGTCCCCGGGCGATGAGCCGGGTCACCTCCGTCTCCCGCTCCGTCAGCTCGTACGCCTCGACGATCAGCGGGACGATCTCCGACGTCTTCGCCGGCTCGATGACCACCGCGGAAGGGCCCAGCTTCCCGTCGGCCTCGCGCAGGCACGAGGCGTGACAGACCAGCCACCGCCCGCTGCGGGTGCGCACCCGCACGCGGGCCTGTCCGCGGTCCCGCTCCTGGGCGATGGCGCGCGCCTTCAAGGCGGTCGACTGCACCCAGGCCGGGACGCGCAGACCGAGCTGGAAGGAGGTGGCCGGCCCGTCGGGCAGGTCCTCCAGATGGGCACGCGCGTCCTCGTTGGCCGAGAGCAGCGCTCCGGACGCGTCGAACAGGAGCAGCCCGGGACCGTGTCGGGCGTCGGGCAGGGCCTGGGGGGTGGGCTCCGCGAAGGCGCGCAACCTCTTGGCCAGTGGGGTGACCAGGCTCTCGATCAGCTTCATCTCGGTGGCGCCGAACGCGGGGCGCCCCTTCGCCCGGAAGAGGCTGATGTGGCCGTGGGGACGTCCGCCGATCCGCAGGACGGCGCGCAGCTCGTCCTGGAGTCCGCGCGGGCGCATGAACTCCTGGTACAGGCTGCTGCGCGCCGGGAGGTCCCCGGTGGACTCGCGCAGTCCGGCGACCGGCACGGGGGCCCGGGCGAGATCCCGGAAGAGGTTGATGTTCTCGGTGAACAGCTCGCTCTCCCAGTAGACGGCACACCCGCCCTCGTCGAGGTTCTCGGCGCGGATCGGGGCGGCCATCATCCCGGTCAGCGGATCGGTGACCCGCCAGACCGCCGCGTCGTAGGGCATGAGCCTGCGCAGGTGGTGCGAGGCCTCGGCGAACATGCCGAGCGCGTCGGTGGCCTTCGCGGCCCGCGAGAGCAGTTCGGTACGGCCGACTTCGATTCGGGAGGAGCTCGGACCGGTCACACCTCGATCCTCCCAACCGGCGGCGGCCTCGCCAACCCCTCGTTTGGGGGGTGCGGAAGCACGCGGCTCCCTCCCCCGAATGAGGGATGGAAAGCGGACCCCGATTGGGCAAGTGTTCCCGGCGGCGCGCGACCGACAGGGGGCTCGAAGCGGGGCGCGGGACCACCGCCCCGGCGGTGCGGAAAGAAGAAACGCCACTGCTCCCGGAAAAGTCAAGGAGTCGACCAGGCCATGCGGGTTGGAGTCATCGGAGCCGGCGGCATGGGCAGGGCACTGGCCCGGCGGGCGGCGCTGGCGGGCGCCGTGGTGCTGCTGGCGGACCGCAGCATCGGGAAGGCTCGAAAGGTGGCCGCCGAGGCGGCGGCCGGCGCTCCCGGGGCGGTGCTGGCCTCCTCGGTGCGGGGCGCCCTGAGCCCCCGTCTCGTCATGCTGACGCCGGACAGGGACGAGTCGCTCGCCTTCGTGCGGGACCGGGCCACGGCATTGGCGGGGAAGTTCCTGGTGGACGCCACCGCGCCCCCGCTCCCGGACGCGGTGGTCACGACCGTCACGGGCGACCTGGTGACGGCGGCGCCGGCGGCCAGGTGGGTGAAGATCTTCGCGGCGGCGGACGCCGACGCCGTCTACTCGGGGCGGATCGACGGCCTGCCCGTCGACATGTTCGTGGCGTCGGACGACGAGGACGCCAAGGTGGCGGTGGCCGAAATGATGAACCTCTCGGGGCTGCGGGCCCTGGATGCCGGGACACTCGACAAGGCCGACGCTCTGGACGCTATAGCCTGTCTCGGGAGGGAGCTGAGCGACCGGCTGCTGACGACGGAAGGTTGGGGAGTCAAGTTCCTCCCCGACTGGTGAACTACCCAGACGACGCAACACTTTCTATGCCAATGGAAGGTTGGGGGGAATTCGTGGGTGGGCATCTTTCCTTCCGCTTATTGGGACCTCTTGTCGTGCACGGCACGAACGGCGAGGTCAAACTCAGCGGAAACCGACAGCACATCCTGCTGACCATGCTGTTACTCGAAATCGACCGCGTGATCGAGGCTCCGCGCCTGATCCAGGCAATATGGGGTGAATCGCCACCGGCCACGGCCCGCAGCCAGATAAGAATATGTGTCTCGTCACTCCGGAGACAGTTCGCGGCGGGCGGGGTCGCCGCCACCATCGAAACGCACAAGACCGGCTACCGCCTGCGGGCTCCCGCGGAGGAGACCGACCTCCACCTCTTCGGGGACCTCCTGGCCCGGACCCGCGCACAGGCGCGGGTCACGGACCGCGAGTCCACCGTCCGGATGTTCCGGGAGGCCCTCGGCCTGTGGCGGGGCCCGATCGGCGCCGGCCTGGACAGTCCCCTGTTGGAGAGCATCGCCCTGAAGTACCACGAGGACCGTTACTCCGCGCTGGAGGACTGTTTCGAGCTGGAACTGGAACTGGGAAACCACCGCAAGATCCTGGGTGAACTGGCGCGGCACGTCGCCGAACACCCCTTCCGCGAGACGCTCGCGGCACAACTCATGTTGGCTCTGTTCCGCTCGGGGCGGACGGCCGACGCACTGGCGCTGTTCCGCAAAACGCGCAGGATGTTCTGCGACGAACTCGGCATCGAGCCCGGCGAACGGCTGCGCTCCATCGAACGGTTCATTCTCGGCGACGCCACGGCGGGCCCCCTCTCCAACGTGCCCGCGCCGGCCTCGCACCACCGCTCCGGGAATCCGGAGGCGGCCTTCCCCGCTCTTCCTCCGCAGGACCGGATCGCGCTCCTGGAGAAGGAAATCGCCCTGCTGCGCGAGGAGAGCCTCCGGTCCGCCTGGTCGCGCTCCTGAACGCCCCGCCCGGGGCCGATCGGCCCCGGGCGGGGCGCACCGTCGCGCCGCCCCCCTCGCTTGAGGGGGGCCCGGTCCCCCAGGTCCCTCGGGAGGAGGGATGGAGAACCCTTTCGACCGCGGAAAGACTGCTGGTCACAGCCGGAACAACGGCACGACGAACAGCACCGCAGAGAGAGGGGGACGCCCGTGACGGAGCAGACACGGACCCCGGCCATCCCGGAGGAGAGGGTGGATCGGCTCGCCTCCGGCGTGAAGGGGGAGGTGTTCACACCGGACGACCCGGAGTACGAGGCCGAATTGGCCGGATTCAACCGGATCGCACGGCACCGCCCCTCCCTGGTGGTGGCGGCGGTCGATCCCGACGACATCGTCGACGCGGTGCGCTTCGCCGCCGCCGAGGACCTCCCGATCGGGGTGCAGGCCACCGGCCACGGCATCGCGGCCCCCGCCGAGGGCGGTGTCCTCGTCGGCACGCGCCGCATGAACGCCGTCCGGGTGGACCCGGCCGCCCGGATCGCGCGCGTCGAGGCCGGGGCCCGGTGGCACCAGGTCATCTCGGCGGCCGCCCGCCACCACCTCGCCCCGCTCAACGGCTCCTCCCACCTGGTCGGGGTGGTGGGGTACACGTTGGGCGGCGGGCTCGGCCCGCTCGGTCGCCGGTACGGCTACGCGGCCGACCACGTCACCCGGATCGAGGTCGTGACGGCCGACGGGCTCCTCCGCACGGTCACCGCGGACCGCAACGGCGACCTGTTCTGGGCGCTGCGCGGCGGCAAGGGCTCCCTCGGCATCGTCACGGCCCTGGAGTTCCGCCTGATGCCCGTTCGGCGACTGTACGGGGGTGGCGTCTACTTCCCGGCCGAGTCGGCCGCGCGGCTCTTCGACACCTGGCGGGAGTGGACCGGGACCGTTCCCGAGTCCATGACCTCCTCGGTGGCGCTGCTCCGCCTGCCGGACGTGCCCGCGGTGCCGGAGTTCCTGCGCGGTCGCCCGGCCGCGCACCTGCGCATCGCCTTCGCCGGCTCCGCGGAGGAGGGGGAACGGCTCGTCCGCCCGCTGCGGGCCGTCGGTCCCGCCCTCGCGGACACGGTCGACGAGATGCCGTACGCGGAGGTCCCCCGGATCCACCAGGACCCCACGGAACCGCTGCCCTACCACGAGCGCAACATCGTGCTGCGCGACCTCGACCGTGAGGCGCTGGACACCCTGATGGCGGTGGCCGGGCCCGAGTCGCCGAACACGGACCTGGTGGTGGAGCTGCGGCACCTGGGCGGAGCCCTCGGCCGCCCGGCGGCCGTGCCCAACGCCGTGAGCGGCAGGGACGGGTCGTTCACCCTGGCCACCCTCTCCCCGCCGGGCTCCCCCGACCGCGTACTGGGCCCGATGGCCCGCTGGGGCACCGGGCGCAGGTACCTCAACTTCCTCGCCGGTCCCGACACGGCCGACGCCGCCGCGGACTGCTACACCCCGGACGCCTACGCCCGTCTGACGCGGCTGAAGGCGCTGTACGACCCGCGGAACCTCTTCAGGCTGGGCCACACCGTTCCGCCCGCCCCGTAGGCGCCTTCCGTGTCGGGCCCGGAAGGCACCGCCGCACCACCGCACCGCCTCCCGTCAGCAGGTACGCAACCCGCTCGCTCTCGCCACAAGGAATCGCCATGACCACCAATCCGGTCGCGCCCACCACCGCGGCTGTCCCCAGTCCGGTCCCCCTCAGCCCCCGCTCCGCCGGCCTGCGCTACGGAGCCCTCTTCGGTCCCGCGGTCTTCGGAGTCACCGCGGCGGGCGTCGCGCTCCCCGACGTCGCCTCCTCCCTGAACACCACCGCCTCGGCCGCCGCCTGGGTGCTGACCGCGCACGCCCTCGCGCTCGGCGTGGGGACGGCGCTCTTCGGTCGGCTCGCCGACTCCCGCGGAGTGCGCGCCTCCATGCTGATCGGCTCGGTGGTGCTGGCGGTCGGGGCCGTGATCTGTCTGCTGGCCCCCAACATCGGAGTCCTGGTCGCCGGCCGGTTCGTCCTGGCGGCCGGGTCCGGCGCCATGACGTCGAACGCCCTGGCCCTCTCCGCCTCCTCCGACCCGGCCGACCGCCCCAGGGTCCTGGCCGGGTTCGGCGCGACCATGGCGGTCTTCTCCGCGAGCGCCACCCTCGCGGGCGGGGTGTTCACCCAGTGGGTCACCTGGCGCATCACCCTCGTCCTGCCGGCGCTCTCCCTGCTCGCCGTCCCGCTGTGCCTGCGCCCGGCCGCGGCCCGGCGCGGCTCCGGCCGGCCGCTGGACCTGCCGGGTGCCGTCCTGCTCACCGTCGCGGCGATGTCGTTCCTGCTCCTGCTCCAGGTCTCCGCCCTCAGCCTGTCCGCCCCCGTCGTGGTCGCGCTCGGTGCCGCCCTGGTGCTGGCCGGCGCCGGCCTGGTGCTGCGCGTCCGTTCCTCGGAGTCCTCGTTCGTGCCCCGCGGGCTGGTCACGGACAGCACCTTCCTGCGCGCCGCCGCCACCGGCGTCGGGGTGTACGCGGGCCTGTTCGGCGCGATGTACGCGGTGCCGCAGGTCCTGGTCCGCGAGCACGGCTGGAGCGTCCTGGCCGTCGGCGCCTGGCTGCTGCCCGGTGCCGTGGTCGGCGCGGTGCTCTCCCGCTTCGCCGGGCGACTCGCCGGGAGCGGCGGCAGGCTGCTGTCCGTGATCGCCGGCGCCACGGCCGTGGCGCTCGCCGGCTCCCTGCTCGCGGAGGCGGCCTTCCTGCCCGTCGTCGGAGCCTCCCTCGGTTTCGCCGCCTTCGCCGTCACCCAGGTCGTCACGACCGGGCTGATGTCCACCCGCATCGAACCGGCGCTGCGAGGCGGCGCCATGGGCCTGCTGAACCTGGCCTTCTTCGTCGGGGGCGGCGTGGGCAGCGCCGCCGCGGGGGCCCTGGTGAAGTCCGTGTCCCTGACGGGCGTGGTGGGGGCCGTCGCGGTCTTCCCGCTCCTGGCCGTCCCGCTCGCCCTCACCCTCGACCGGCGCGACCGCTAGCCCCGCGCCCGGTCCGGTACGCCGAGGCCACGGCCCCCACCCCCGGGGCCGTGGCCTCGGTCGCGTGGTGGGCTCCCCCGGCGGGCGAGCGGACGAACGGGCCGTCGTCGGCCCCGGTCCGCGAAACACCGGCGATACGGCGGTGATAGCCACCGGCCCGACGATGGGCGGGCCGGCTCCCGCACGCGTTGAGAGAGGCCACGAGAAGCCATGACACCTGTCGCGGACACCGAGTTCGACGCTCACATACGCAAGTTGACGGCCTGGCACTTCGGGGAGGACACGGGCTCGCCCTTCTGGCTGGGGAAGCGTGGGACGCTCGGCTTCGACCCCATCGCCGACGTCCAGGGGATCGACGACCTCACCCGGTTCCCCGACGTCAGTGCCGAGCTGCGCACGGTGCCGGCCCAAGACCTGATCCCCCGGGGCCTGGCGGACCGGTCCTTCCGGGTCTACGACTCGGGCGGCACCACGGGATCGCCCAAGCGCATCGTGGACAGCGGCTACCGGTCGCACATGCTGGAGTGGGCCCGGCGCCGGCTCGTCGAGTCCGGGGTGCCGGAGGGCGGCAACTGGCTGCACCTGGGCCCCAGTGGCCCGCACGTCATCGGTTTCGACGTCGCGCGCTACGCCGCGCTCGGCGGGGGCGTCTTCTACACCGTCGACCTGGACCCGCGCTGGGTCAAGCGCCTGTTGGCCGAGGGGCGCGAGGACGACGCCGACGAGTACGTCCAGCACCTGCTGGACCAGGCCGAAACGATCCTCCGCACCCAGGACGTCGCCGTCCTCAACATCACTCCCCCGCTGTTGGAGGCCCTCTGCGCCCGCGGCGAGCTCTACGAGATGGTGCGCGCCAAGGTCCGGGCCGTGATCTGGGCGGGCACGTCCATCAGCACGGAGAGCCTCCGCCAGATCGACGAGGTGTTCTTCCCCGACGCGGCGGTGGTGGGCATCTACGGCAACAGCCTGATGGGCGTGGCCCCCCAACGGCCGGCCGCGCCCGGCGACCCCCACCCCTGCGTGTTCGAACCGTTCCCGGCCACCACCCGGCTGGAGCTCGTGGACGGCGAGGGGCGGCGGGTCGGGTACGGCGAACGCGGCCGGGTGCGGCTGCACCTGGTGACCGAGGAGATGTTCCTGCCCAACATCCTGGAGCGGGACAGCGCGATACGGGTCGAGCCGCGCCCCGGCTCGCCCGTCGACGGCCTCGCGGACGTCCAGACGTACCGGGAGATCGGCGACGTGCGCGTCATCGAGGGGGTCTACTGATGAGCGACGTCGCGACCCTCGTCACCGTCGACCCGTACGTCTGCGGCCGGACCGTGCACAGCGCCGACCGCTCCCGGCTGCCGAGCGTCCTCGGCGGCGACCTGGCCGACGTCGGTCTCGCGCCCCACCTGCTGGCCCTGTCGGCGCTCGGGGAGATCCGGCGGCACGCCGACGGCCGAAGTCCCGGAGCCGGCGTCTTCGCCGAGGCGGCCCGCCTGTTCGCCGAGGAGGTCCTCGACGACGAGGACCCCCGGGAGTACGCGGCGCGCGTCTCGCGGGCCACCGGGCTCACGGCGGCGGCGGTGGCACAGGCGGTGGAGGACCTCGTCACCGAGTTGGCGGAGCTTCCCCAGACGACGGCGGCCGAACTGCCGAGCACGGGTTTCGGTCCGGGCTTCGACACCCGCTGGGTGCCCCGGGGCCGGACCTTCACCGCCGTGATGGCCAGCAACCACCCGGTGCCCAACGTGGCCTGGGCGCAGGCCCTCTTCCACGGGTACAGCGTGCTGGTCAGGCCCGGCAGTCGGGACCCCTTCACCGCCAGGCGGCTGATGCGGGCCCTGTTGGCCGCCGGACTGCCGCCGGAGAAGGTGGCCTACCTGCCCTGTTCGCACCGGACCGGCGAGTTCCTGCTGCGCGAGGCCGACCGCGGCATCGTCTACGGCGGCGACAGCGCGGTGCGGCGGTGGCAGGGCCACGAGTCGGTCGCGGTGCGCGGCCCCGGGCGCACCAAGGCCCTGCTCGACGCCGACCCCGACGACGCCGTGGTGGAGCACCTGGCGGTGTCCGCCTCCTTCGACGGCGGCACCCGGTGCACCAACCTGTCCGCCGTGCTCACCTCCCGTCCGGTCGGCGAGGTGGCGGACCGGCTCGCCGAGCGGCTGGGCCGCCTGCCCTCCCTCCCCGCCACGGACGAGCAGGCCACCCTGCTCGTCGCCGACCGGGAGCGGGCGGAGCGGATACGCCGGCAGGTCGTCGCGCTCCGCGCCGAGCTGACCGACCACAGCGCCCGGTTC carries:
- a CDS encoding GTPase, with amino-acid sequence MTEVTPDVRTDTGTDTEAGTSAGTVEEVAESTNAESTNTASEGGGAWDDGLIARRAHPDASRDGRAFGGPDRSRGDAGWEPFPPEPFAGTRWEDARQGRRRTGREGDRRLEARFGAVPMSAVGEAEPLRGRLRALRELVGLSRTRLDGEVLEEAGRVLDEAGARGRLPRTYTTVAVAGATGSGKSMLFNTLAGVRFSATGLRRPTTAVPVACVWEGEWDGGADGLLERLGVPPRARRRVQPRDAALRGLVLIDLPDHDSAAPGHREQVDRMLRLVDAVVWVTDPEKYADAALHERYLRPLAGHAEVTFVVLNQTDRLPADAVDTVMDDLRRLLDEDGMALGEHGEPGATVLALSALTGEGVEELRQSLGELVSGRRAAELRLAADVDGAVARLRPVYMVDTPYGPVGLTERAREDFEDRLASAVGATAAGQTAERLWLRHAEHACGTPWARLLRWYETRRGRGETAAAPVPSPPVPSPPVRGVAGEGFGDGGGSAPAVARPVLAQAVRTLAEEASAGLPQPWAKSVRDAAWRGAAGLPEALEEAIVGSGSGEDGAGGGGVRPPRPRWWTVVACTQWLLLVVQALGAYLLVDLVAGGPGRVGVWLPVGLLTGGALAGPLLAWSCRIAARGPARAYGLERERGLRRLATGWGQAWVLEPVAAELLRYREVREQYVIAAGGTDRA
- a CDS encoding dynamin family protein; amino-acid sequence: MAILEARTELLDALNTLRDRVAAARFPLPLPGAERARRCRNELLAQLDDYLVPRLRAPEAPLLVVVGGSTGAGKSTLVNSIVGRRISDAGVLRPTTRTPVLVCHPTDQHWFAGPRILPRLRRVWTPRRDDRPADGEEPTAVADDDPSTEEADVPPALAVETAESVPTGVALLDSPDIDSLVTANRELAAELFCAADVWVLVTSASRYADAVPWHLLRAAREYDVTLATVLDRVPHQVAAEVSRHYTALLERAGLGDVPCFTVPELPESTRGGCGLLPATAVAELREWLLHQARDPAVRVVAADRTASGVLASLRSRVPELAAAAAAQHAAALRLMRHIEDAYDAVGERVRRQLADGELLAGDALARWRGFPQDSGGDELLDAFCDGLSALLRGAVGDADERAAEAWRREPGAPECGRADELAAERVDIQVRRWRRCLEELAEEESRTADGCPLSAEEVAALLAAAALGGRRARGAGDALAVALGAGVAGRLRDQGDGLLEECLDRVLRGERAYRLAPLKDLDATPGQQVALIAALSVLWRRKRR
- a CDS encoding LuxR C-terminal-related transcriptional regulator encodes the protein MTGPSSSRIEVGRTELLSRAAKATDALGMFAEASHHLRRLMPYDAAVWRVTDPLTGMMAAPIRAENLDEGGCAVYWESELFTENINLFRDLARAPVPVAGLRESTGDLPARSSLYQEFMRPRGLQDELRAVLRIGGRPHGHISLFRAKGRPAFGATEMKLIESLVTPLAKRLRAFAEPTPQALPDARHGPGLLLFDASGALLSANEDARAHLEDLPDGPATSFQLGLRVPAWVQSTALKARAIAQERDRGQARVRVRTRSGRWLVCHASCLREADGKLGPSAVVIEPAKTSEIVPLIVEAYELTERETEVTRLIARGLPTGEIAERLHLSPHTVRDHVKRVFEKVGVSSRGELVGKLFTEYYAPFADDGMVRVHDA
- a CDS encoding NAD(P)-binding domain-containing protein, which translates into the protein MRVGVIGAGGMGRALARRAALAGAVVLLADRSIGKARKVAAEAAAGAPGAVLASSVRGALSPRLVMLTPDRDESLAFVRDRATALAGKFLVDATAPPLPDAVVTTVTGDLVTAAPAARWVKIFAAADADAVYSGRIDGLPVDMFVASDDEDAKVAVAEMMNLSGLRALDAGTLDKADALDAIACLGRELSDRLLTTEGWGVKFLPDW
- a CDS encoding AfsR/SARP family transcriptional regulator, encoding MLLLEIDRVIEAPRLIQAIWGESPPATARSQIRICVSSLRRQFAAGGVAATIETHKTGYRLRAPAEETDLHLFGDLLARTRAQARVTDRESTVRMFREALGLWRGPIGAGLDSPLLESIALKYHEDRYSALEDCFELELELGNHRKILGELARHVAEHPFRETLAAQLMLALFRSGRTADALALFRKTRRMFCDELGIEPGERLRSIERFILGDATAGPLSNVPAPASHHRSGNPEAAFPALPPQDRIALLEKEIALLREESLRSAWSRS
- a CDS encoding FAD-binding oxidoreductase, yielding MTEQTRTPAIPEERVDRLASGVKGEVFTPDDPEYEAELAGFNRIARHRPSLVVAAVDPDDIVDAVRFAAAEDLPIGVQATGHGIAAPAEGGVLVGTRRMNAVRVDPAARIARVEAGARWHQVISAAARHHLAPLNGSSHLVGVVGYTLGGGLGPLGRRYGYAADHVTRIEVVTADGLLRTVTADRNGDLFWALRGGKGSLGIVTALEFRLMPVRRLYGGGVYFPAESAARLFDTWREWTGTVPESMTSSVALLRLPDVPAVPEFLRGRPAAHLRIAFAGSAEEGERLVRPLRAVGPALADTVDEMPYAEVPRIHQDPTEPLPYHERNIVLRDLDREALDTLMAVAGPESPNTDLVVELRHLGGALGRPAAVPNAVSGRDGSFTLATLSPPGSPDRVLGPMARWGTGRRYLNFLAGPDTADAAADCYTPDAYARLTRLKALYDPRNLFRLGHTVPPAP
- a CDS encoding MFS transporter, with the protein product MTTNPVAPTTAAVPSPVPLSPRSAGLRYGALFGPAVFGVTAAGVALPDVASSLNTTASAAAWVLTAHALALGVGTALFGRLADSRGVRASMLIGSVVLAVGAVICLLAPNIGVLVAGRFVLAAGSGAMTSNALALSASSDPADRPRVLAGFGATMAVFSASATLAGGVFTQWVTWRITLVLPALSLLAVPLCLRPAAARRGSGRPLDLPGAVLLTVAAMSFLLLLQVSALSLSAPVVVALGAALVLAGAGLVLRVRSSESSFVPRGLVTDSTFLRAAATGVGVYAGLFGAMYAVPQVLVREHGWSVLAVGAWLLPGAVVGAVLSRFAGRLAGSGGRLLSVIAGATAVALAGSLLAEAAFLPVVGASLGFAAFAVTQVVTTGLMSTRIEPALRGGAMGLLNLAFFVGGGVGSAAAGALVKSVSLTGVVGAVAVFPLLAVPLALTLDRRDR
- a CDS encoding phenazine biosynthesis protein, with amino-acid sequence MTPVADTEFDAHIRKLTAWHFGEDTGSPFWLGKRGTLGFDPIADVQGIDDLTRFPDVSAELRTVPAQDLIPRGLADRSFRVYDSGGTTGSPKRIVDSGYRSHMLEWARRRLVESGVPEGGNWLHLGPSGPHVIGFDVARYAALGGGVFYTVDLDPRWVKRLLAEGREDDADEYVQHLLDQAETILRTQDVAVLNITPPLLEALCARGELYEMVRAKVRAVIWAGTSISTESLRQIDEVFFPDAAVVGIYGNSLMGVAPQRPAAPGDPHPCVFEPFPATTRLELVDGEGRRVGYGERGRVRLHLVTEEMFLPNILERDSAIRVEPRPGSPVDGLADVQTYREIGDVRVIEGVY